In a single window of the Gadus chalcogrammus isolate NIFS_2021 chromosome 20, NIFS_Gcha_1.0, whole genome shotgun sequence genome:
- the ankrd44 gene encoding serine/threonine-protein phosphatase 6 regulatory ankyrin repeat subunit B isoform X1 yields MAVLKLADQPPLIQAIFNGDPEEIRTLIYKSEDINALDAEKRTPLHAAAFLGDAEITELLILSGARVNAKDNMWLTPLHRAVASRSEEAVRVLIRHSADVNARDKNWQTPLHVAAANNALRCAEVIVPLLSSVNVSDRGGRTALHHAALNGHTEMVNLLIAKGANINAFDKKDGRALHWAAFMGHLDVVCLLVSQGAEVGCKDKRGYTPLHTAASSGQIAVVRHLLNLAVEIDESNAFGNTALHVACFNGQDAVVSELIDYGANVGQSNNKGFTPLHFAAASTHGALCLEFLVNNGADVNVQSRDGKSPLHMTAVHGRFTRSQTLIQNGGEIDCVDKDGNTPLHIAARYGHELLINTLITSGADCTRRGVHGMFPLHMAALNAHSDCCRKLLSSGFEIDTPDSLGRTCLHAAAAGGNVECVKLVLSSGGDHNRRDKCGRTSLHYAAASRHYQCLETLVACGICINATDQWGRSALHYAAASDLDRRRRQNLEPESDGVQAEREKEAAQCLEFLLQSGATASLKDKQGYSAVHYAAAYGHRHCLELLLDRGESHQEEPDSPSARSPLHLAAYHGHAQALEVLLQGAREVDQGDEAGRTPLALASLRGHTDCVHTLLSQGASPHAVDTQYGRSAVHLAVMNGHTTCVRLLLDDPDSADLVDAADSQGQSPLMLAVAGGHVDAVSLLLEREANANMADNHGLTALHLGLLCGQEECIQCLLEQEASVLLGDARGRTAIHLAAARGHASWLSELLGIACSDPPSLPPLQDRSGYTPLHWACYYGHEGCVEVLLEQKGCRCIDGNPFTPLHCAVVNDHEPCASLLLEAMGSDITSCKDAKDRTPLHAAAFSGHVDCVQLLLSHDAPVDAVDQSGRTALMMAAEKGRVGVLEVLLTSTEANLSLTDKDSNTALHLACSNGKQDCVLLILEKLADAALINATNAALQTPLHLAARSGLKQAVQELLTRGASVQTVDENGLTPALACAPSREVADCLALILATMMPFCSPCSSGAPSPGSLLRQLPPQHAGKAPAGGPSGAAVTAGPRAPRSPRNPSGPSSEGTTENDSEDSETF; encoded by the exons ATGGCTGTCCTCAAACTCGCCGACCAG CCTCCGCTCATCCAGGCTATCTTCAATGGAGATCCCGAGGAGATCCGAACCCTCATCTACAAGTCTGAAGACATCAATGCTCTG GATGCCGAGAAGCGTACGCCGCTGCACGCCGCAGCCTTCCTTGGCGATGCCGAGATCACAgagctcctcatcctctctg GGGCCCGGGTCAACGCCAAAGACAACATGTGGCTCACTCCCCTCCACCGCGCTGTGGCCTCTCGTAGTGag GAGGCGGTGCGCGTGCTCATCCGCCACTCTGCGGACGTGAACGCGCGCGACAAGAACTGGCAGACGCCGCTGCACGTGGCGGCGGCCAACAACGCGCTGCGCTGCGCCGAGGTCATCGTGCCCCTGCTGAGCAGCGTCAACGTGTCGGACCGCGGCGGGCGCACGGCGCTGCACCACGCTGCCCTAAACGGCCACACCGAG ATGGTGAACCTGCTCATCGCCAAAGGAGCCAACATTAATGCCTTCGATAAGAAGGACGGTCGGGCACTGCACTGGGCCGCTTTCATGG GCCACCTTGACGTGGTGTGTCTGCTGGTGAGCCAGGGGGCCGAGGTGGGCTGCAAGGACAAGCGGGGCTACACCCCTCTGCACACAGCTGCCTCCAGCGGCCAGATCGCTGTGGTCCGACACCTGCTCAACCTCGCCGTAGAG ATAGACGAGTCCAACGCGTTCGGGAACACGGCGCTGCACGTGGCGTGCTTCAACGGACAGGACGCCGTCGTCAGCGAGCTCATCGACTACGGCGCCAACGTGGGCCAGTCCAACAACAAGGGCTTCACGCCGCTGCACTTCGCTGCCGCCTCCACGCACGGCGCCCTCTGCCTGGAGTTCCTGGTCAACAACGGGGCCGACGTCAATGTCCAG AGTCGGGATGGGAAGAGCCCTCTGCACATGACGGCCGTGCACGGGCGCTTCACACGCTCCCAGACCCTCATCCAGAATG GCGGGGAAATCGACTGCGTGGACAAGGACGGCAACACCCCTCTGCACATCGCCGCCCGCTACGGTCACGAGCTGCTCATCAACACGCTGATCACCAGCGGAGCCGACTGCACGCG GCGGGGGGTCCATGGAATGTTCCCCCTCCACATGGCGGCCCTGAACGCCCACTCGGACTGCTGTCGGAAGCTGCTGTCCTCAG GCTTCGAGATAGACACCCCCGACAGCCTCGGGAGGACCTGCCTACACGCTGCCGCCGCGGGAGG CAATGTGGAGTGTGTGAAGCTGGTGCTGAGCAGCGGGGGGGACCACAACCGCAGGGACAAGTGTGGCAG aaCGTCCCTCCACTACGCGGCAGCCAGCCGGCACTACCAGTGCCTGGAGACCCTGGTGGCGTGCGGGATCTGCATCAACGCCACCGACCAATGGGGGCGCTCGGCCTTGCACTACGCCGCGGCGTCCGACCTGGACAGGAG ACGACGGCAGAACCTGGAGCCGGAGAGCGATGGCGTCCaggcggagagggagaaggaggcggcGCA ATGTTTAGAGTTCCTCTTGCAGAGTGGAGCGACAGCCAGCCTCAAAGACAAGCAGGGCTACAGCGCTGTGCACTATGCCGCTGCATACGGACACAGACACTGTCTGGAGCTG TTGCTGGATAGGGGCGAGAGCCACCAAGAAGAGCCAGATTCCCCCAGTGCCAGGAGCCCTCTGCACCTTGct GCCTACCACGGCCATGCCCAGGCGCTGGAGGTCCTGCTGCAGGGGGCGCGGGAGGTGGACCAGGGCGACGAGGCCGGCCGGACGCCCCTGGCGCTGGCCTCGCTCCGGGGACACACGGACTGCGTCCACACGCTGCTCAGCCAGGGGGCGTCGCCGCACGCCGTGGACACCCAGTACGGCCGTTCGGCCGTCCACCTGGCCG TGATGAATGGTCACACCACGTGCGTACGCCTCCTGCTGGACGACCCCGACAGTGCGGACCTGGTGGACGCCGCTGACTCCCAGGGCCA gagtcCTCTGATGCTGGCCGTGGCCGGGGGTCACGTGGACGCGGTGTCTCtgctgctggagagagaggccaACGCCAACATGGCCGACAACCATGGCCTCACGGCCCTGCACCTCGGG ctgcTGTGCGGTCAGGAGGAGTGCATCCAGTGTCTGCTGGAGCAGGAGGCCTCCGTGTTGCTAGGCGACGCGCGCGGCCGCACAGCCATCCACCTGGCGGCGGCCCGGGGCCACGCCTCCTGGCTGAGCGAGCTGCTGGGCATCGCGTGCTcggaccccccctccctgcccccgcTGCAGGACCGGTCGGGCTACACGCCCCTGCACTGGGCCTGCTACTACg GTCATGAGGGCTGCGTGGAGGTCCTGCTGGAGCAGAAAGGGTGCCGCTGCATCGACGGGAACCCCTTCACCCCCCTGCATTGCGCTGT GGTGAACGACCACGAGCCCTGCGCctccctgctgctggaggccaTGGGGTCGGACATCACCAGCTGTAAAGACGCCAAGGACAG AACCCCCCTCCATGCAGCGGCCTTCTCGGGTCACGTGGACTGTGTCCAGCTGCTCctctcccatgatgcaccagTCGATGCCGTCGACCAATCGGGCCGCACGGCCCTGATGATGGCGGCGGAGAAGGGCAGAGTCGGCGTGCTTG AGGTGCTGTTGACCAGCACTGAGGCCAACCTGAGTCTGACGGATAAAGACAGCAACACGGCCCTTCACCTGGCCTGCAGTAAC GGAAAGCAGGACTGCGTCTTGTTGATCCTGGAGAAACTGGCCGACGCAGCTCTCATCAACGCCACGAATGCAGCGCTGCAAAC ACCCCTGCACCTGGCTGCCCGCAGCGGGCTGAAGCAGGCGGTGCAGGAGCTGCTGACACGGGGCGCCAGCGTCCAGACGGTGGACGAGAATG gtctGACCCCCGCTCTGGCTTGCGCTCCCAGCCGGGAGGTTGCCGACTGTCTGGCTCTCATTCTGGCTACCATGATGCCTTTCTGCTCCCCTTGCAGCTCCGGAGCTCCTTCCCCAGGCTCTCTCCTGAGGCAGCTGCCCCCCCAGCACGCGGGCAAGGCCCCTGCGGGGGGCCCCTCTGGGGCCGCCGTCACCGcgggcccccgggccccccgcAGCCCCAGGAACCCCTCGGGGCCATCCAGTGAGGGGACCACCGAGAACGACTCGGAAGACTCCGAGACCTTTTGA
- the ankrd44 gene encoding serine/threonine-protein phosphatase 6 regulatory ankyrin repeat subunit B isoform X2 yields MAVLKLADQPPLIQAIFNGDPEEIRTLIYKSEDINALDAEKRTPLHAAAFLGDAEITELLILSGARVNAKDNMWLTPLHRAVASRSEEAVRVLIRHSADVNARDKNWQTPLHVAAANNALRCAEVIVPLLSSVNVSDRGGRTALHHAALNGHTEMVNLLIAKGANINAFDKKDGRALHWAAFMGHLDVVCLLVSQGAEVGCKDKRGYTPLHTAASSGQIAVVRHLLNLAVEIDESNAFGNTALHVACFNGQDAVVSELIDYGANVGQSNNKGFTPLHFAAASTHGALCLEFLVNNGADVNVQSRDGKSPLHMTAVHGRFTRSQTLIQNGGEIDCVDKDGNTPLHIAARYGHELLINTLITSGADCTRRGVHGMFPLHMAALNAHSDCCRKLLSSGFEIDTPDSLGRTCLHAAAAGGNVECVKLVLSSGGDHNRRDKCGRTSLHYAAASRHYQCLETLVACGICINATDQWGRSALHYAAASDLDRRRRQNLEPESDGVQAEREKEAAQCLEFLLQSGATASLKDKQGYSAVHYAAAYGHRHCLELLLDRGESHQEEPDSPSARSPLHLAAYHGHAQALEVLLQGAREVDQGDEAGRTPLALASLRGHTDCVHTLLSQGASPHAVDTQYGRSAVHLAVMNGHTTCVRLLLDDPDSADLVDAADSQGQSPLMLAVAGGHVDAVSLLLEREANANMADNHGLTALHLGLLCGQEECIQCLLEQEASVLLGDARGRTAIHLAAARGHASWLSELLGIACSDPPSLPPLQDRSGYTPLHWACYYGHEGCVEVLLEQKGCRCIDGNPFTPLHCAVVNDHEPCASLLLEAMGSDITSCKDAKDRTPLHAAAFSGHVDCVQLLLSHDAPVDAVDQSGRTALMMAAEKGRVGVLEVLLTSTEANLSLTDKDSNTALHLACSNGKQDCVLLILEKLADAALINATNAALQTPLHLAARSGLKQAVQELLTRGASVQTVDENAPELLPQALS; encoded by the exons ATGGCTGTCCTCAAACTCGCCGACCAG CCTCCGCTCATCCAGGCTATCTTCAATGGAGATCCCGAGGAGATCCGAACCCTCATCTACAAGTCTGAAGACATCAATGCTCTG GATGCCGAGAAGCGTACGCCGCTGCACGCCGCAGCCTTCCTTGGCGATGCCGAGATCACAgagctcctcatcctctctg GGGCCCGGGTCAACGCCAAAGACAACATGTGGCTCACTCCCCTCCACCGCGCTGTGGCCTCTCGTAGTGag GAGGCGGTGCGCGTGCTCATCCGCCACTCTGCGGACGTGAACGCGCGCGACAAGAACTGGCAGACGCCGCTGCACGTGGCGGCGGCCAACAACGCGCTGCGCTGCGCCGAGGTCATCGTGCCCCTGCTGAGCAGCGTCAACGTGTCGGACCGCGGCGGGCGCACGGCGCTGCACCACGCTGCCCTAAACGGCCACACCGAG ATGGTGAACCTGCTCATCGCCAAAGGAGCCAACATTAATGCCTTCGATAAGAAGGACGGTCGGGCACTGCACTGGGCCGCTTTCATGG GCCACCTTGACGTGGTGTGTCTGCTGGTGAGCCAGGGGGCCGAGGTGGGCTGCAAGGACAAGCGGGGCTACACCCCTCTGCACACAGCTGCCTCCAGCGGCCAGATCGCTGTGGTCCGACACCTGCTCAACCTCGCCGTAGAG ATAGACGAGTCCAACGCGTTCGGGAACACGGCGCTGCACGTGGCGTGCTTCAACGGACAGGACGCCGTCGTCAGCGAGCTCATCGACTACGGCGCCAACGTGGGCCAGTCCAACAACAAGGGCTTCACGCCGCTGCACTTCGCTGCCGCCTCCACGCACGGCGCCCTCTGCCTGGAGTTCCTGGTCAACAACGGGGCCGACGTCAATGTCCAG AGTCGGGATGGGAAGAGCCCTCTGCACATGACGGCCGTGCACGGGCGCTTCACACGCTCCCAGACCCTCATCCAGAATG GCGGGGAAATCGACTGCGTGGACAAGGACGGCAACACCCCTCTGCACATCGCCGCCCGCTACGGTCACGAGCTGCTCATCAACACGCTGATCACCAGCGGAGCCGACTGCACGCG GCGGGGGGTCCATGGAATGTTCCCCCTCCACATGGCGGCCCTGAACGCCCACTCGGACTGCTGTCGGAAGCTGCTGTCCTCAG GCTTCGAGATAGACACCCCCGACAGCCTCGGGAGGACCTGCCTACACGCTGCCGCCGCGGGAGG CAATGTGGAGTGTGTGAAGCTGGTGCTGAGCAGCGGGGGGGACCACAACCGCAGGGACAAGTGTGGCAG aaCGTCCCTCCACTACGCGGCAGCCAGCCGGCACTACCAGTGCCTGGAGACCCTGGTGGCGTGCGGGATCTGCATCAACGCCACCGACCAATGGGGGCGCTCGGCCTTGCACTACGCCGCGGCGTCCGACCTGGACAGGAG ACGACGGCAGAACCTGGAGCCGGAGAGCGATGGCGTCCaggcggagagggagaaggaggcggcGCA ATGTTTAGAGTTCCTCTTGCAGAGTGGAGCGACAGCCAGCCTCAAAGACAAGCAGGGCTACAGCGCTGTGCACTATGCCGCTGCATACGGACACAGACACTGTCTGGAGCTG TTGCTGGATAGGGGCGAGAGCCACCAAGAAGAGCCAGATTCCCCCAGTGCCAGGAGCCCTCTGCACCTTGct GCCTACCACGGCCATGCCCAGGCGCTGGAGGTCCTGCTGCAGGGGGCGCGGGAGGTGGACCAGGGCGACGAGGCCGGCCGGACGCCCCTGGCGCTGGCCTCGCTCCGGGGACACACGGACTGCGTCCACACGCTGCTCAGCCAGGGGGCGTCGCCGCACGCCGTGGACACCCAGTACGGCCGTTCGGCCGTCCACCTGGCCG TGATGAATGGTCACACCACGTGCGTACGCCTCCTGCTGGACGACCCCGACAGTGCGGACCTGGTGGACGCCGCTGACTCCCAGGGCCA gagtcCTCTGATGCTGGCCGTGGCCGGGGGTCACGTGGACGCGGTGTCTCtgctgctggagagagaggccaACGCCAACATGGCCGACAACCATGGCCTCACGGCCCTGCACCTCGGG ctgcTGTGCGGTCAGGAGGAGTGCATCCAGTGTCTGCTGGAGCAGGAGGCCTCCGTGTTGCTAGGCGACGCGCGCGGCCGCACAGCCATCCACCTGGCGGCGGCCCGGGGCCACGCCTCCTGGCTGAGCGAGCTGCTGGGCATCGCGTGCTcggaccccccctccctgcccccgcTGCAGGACCGGTCGGGCTACACGCCCCTGCACTGGGCCTGCTACTACg GTCATGAGGGCTGCGTGGAGGTCCTGCTGGAGCAGAAAGGGTGCCGCTGCATCGACGGGAACCCCTTCACCCCCCTGCATTGCGCTGT GGTGAACGACCACGAGCCCTGCGCctccctgctgctggaggccaTGGGGTCGGACATCACCAGCTGTAAAGACGCCAAGGACAG AACCCCCCTCCATGCAGCGGCCTTCTCGGGTCACGTGGACTGTGTCCAGCTGCTCctctcccatgatgcaccagTCGATGCCGTCGACCAATCGGGCCGCACGGCCCTGATGATGGCGGCGGAGAAGGGCAGAGTCGGCGTGCTTG AGGTGCTGTTGACCAGCACTGAGGCCAACCTGAGTCTGACGGATAAAGACAGCAACACGGCCCTTCACCTGGCCTGCAGTAAC GGAAAGCAGGACTGCGTCTTGTTGATCCTGGAGAAACTGGCCGACGCAGCTCTCATCAACGCCACGAATGCAGCGCTGCAAAC ACCCCTGCACCTGGCTGCCCGCAGCGGGCTGAAGCAGGCGGTGCAGGAGCTGCTGACACGGGGCGCCAGCGTCCAGACGGTGGACGAGAATG CTCCGGAGCTCCTTCCCCAGGCTCTCTCCTGA